The nucleotide sequence GTGTCGTTGCGTGTCAAAATTTGTGTGTccaaaacccaaaaaaaaatgaaaaaaaacaaacaaatattaTTAACCGAATTCACTAGGTTAAATCAAACTATCTTTTAAAAAGAACCTCCCCACCGGGAGCTACAGTTGTGCAGACGCTTGGGCCAGAAAAAGAGGcactagtactactaccaATACTCGCAGGACGTGTGTGTGTTCTGTGAGTATGTGTGCTCTTTTTCTGAACCAGTTTCCCGTGTCCCCTTTGAAATGGCTCATCGGTGGGAAGTCTTCGATTCATGGCGGACGGACAGGCATTAATTTGCACTGGCCGTTGCCCTGAAGAAATTGGCAAAATTCCCGTGGCGGTCCCGTGTTCCTAAtccttttttatttccgTCCACATCTTCATCCCAATGGGAAGAAGACCATGGAAACGTCAATACCGCGCTGTGTTGATTATGAGTGcttgtgtatgtgtgtgtcACGAGCCAAAACAAAGCCAGCGTAAGGAACTCCACCCCCCAGAGAAACTATGCCGCACCCCTAATACATgctgttttatttttttgcaatCGGGAATGTCTATGggcatatatgtatgtgtatataaCATCGTATGTATGTGTACCTTCTACGtacatttttttggtttaaaAGGCTTGTGTGTCGAATTCGTATTggtcttggtcttggtcttggttGGTACTGTTCCGAGCGATTGAGAGTATATCAAGTCACGTGCTCACGTACAAAGCGATGATATGGAAAAAGCAACACCTGACAGAGAGGtactgttttttttttttttttttttttttaaatccGTAGAAAGAAGGATTCGTGAGTTGGATGAACAGCTTTAGATAGAATATATAGGAAAAATTAATGCCAAAGTAGctgaagagaagaagagagttGGAGCAAGAGCAGGTGCTAGTACCTTAATATGTGTACTGAAGGAAAAGGAGGCCTTATTTAGTGCTTTGCTttgctttttcttccaccttatttattttattttatttattttttttcctgtaGTTTGGATGCCAAATTTTGGAGCCTTGTTCTTCCTGTTTTCTctatttgtttgttttagtttttggttttagttttagttttagttttcGTTTGTCTGTTTCTTTCCTTAGAGAATTAACTTTGCAAAACAGTTTCCATAAAACAGAAAGGAAAATCGAGGTATATCAATCAGTATACATCAGtaccaaagaaaagagaggtGAGTTCAGAGATCAGAGTTTCAGGACTGAATAGGATAGAGCGCAAACCTAAGGAATAAAGAGAGAAAGGTATTCGCGGTTTCTAAGCTAACAGTGATTTTGATACATCGactttttttattaaaaaaaaaattgctGTAACAAGGAATTCATAAATCGAAACAGAAGCAACTGAATTTATACAACGATGGATGGCGATACCTCGAGCAAGTTTGTCCCCGAATACAGGAGGACTaacttcaagaacaagggGAGATTTTCAGCCGACGAACTACGTCGTCGTAGAGATGTGCAACAAGTTGAATTAAGAAAAGTGAAGAGAGATGAGGCGTTGGCCAAGAGACGGAACTTTAATGCCCCAATTGGCAACGATTCGGATGACGAAaacgatgacgatgatgaccAGGACTCCTCTTTCTACAGACAATTACGTGAAGAATTACCCACAATGTTGGATCAGATCCAATCGAACGATTTACAACAGCAACTGGCTGTTACCGTTAAGTTCAGACAGGTCTTGTCCAGAGAGCACAAACCCCCAATCGATTTGGTTATCAGTACCGGTGTCGTGCCAATCTTGGTCCAATTCATGAGCGAGAACCAACCTGAAATGTTGCAGTTGGAGGCCGCTTGGGCTTTGACCAACATCGCTTCTGGTACTTCTGAACAAACACGAGTTGTTGTAGACGCGGGAGCTGTTCCTCTATTCATCCAGCTACTATACTCGAATTCTGTTGAAGTCAAGGAACAAGCCATCTGGGCCTTGGGTAACGTTGCCGGTGATTCCACGAATTATAGAGACTACGTGTTACAGTGTGGAGCCATGCAGCCTATCTTGTACTTGTTCGAATTGAACAAGACTTCCTTGATCAGAACTGCAACTTGGACCCTCTCTAACTTGTGTCGTGGTAAGAAACCTCAACCTGACTGGTCTATCGTTTCCCAAGCACTACCAACCTTGTCGAAGCTAATCTACTCTATGGACACGGAAACCTTGGTGGACGCATGCTGGGCTATATCTTACCTATCAGACGGCCCTGTGCAATCCATTCAAGCTGTCGTCGACGCCCGTATCCCAAAGAGACTCGTGGAGCTCTTGTCTCACCAATCTACTCTAGTGCAAACCCCAGCACTAAGAGCCGTGGGTAACATCGTCACAGGTAACGACTTGCAAACACAAATAGTTATTAACTGCGGTGCACTATCTGCCTTAAGAAACTTGTTGTCCTCTCCAAAGGAATCTATCAGAAAAGAGGCTTGTTGGACTATCTCAAATATAACCGCTGGTAACACGGATCAGATTCAAGCTGTTATTGATGCCAACTTAATCCCTCCATTGATTAAGTTGTTAGAGACTGCAGAATATAAAACCAAGAAAGAGGCTTGTTGGGCCATCTCCAATGCATCTTCTGGTGGTTTAAACAAGCCAGAGATCATCAGATACTTGGTTAGCCAAGGCTGTATAAAGCCACTATGCGACCTACTTGAGATTGCTGATAACAGAATCATTGAAGTTACCTTGGACGCCCTagaaaatattttgaagatgGGTGAAATCGACAAGGAAATTAGAGGCATTGCCGTAAACGAAAATGCTGACTTCATCGAAAAGGCAGGCGGTATGGAAAAGATCTTCAACCTGCAGTCAAATGCTAACGAAAAGATTTATGAAAAGGCCTTCAAGatcattgaaaaatacTTCAGTGACGA is from Kluyveromyces marxianus DMKU3-1042 DNA, complete genome, chromosome 2 and encodes:
- the SRP1 gene encoding karyopherin alpha — translated: MDGDTSSKFVPEYRRTNFKNKGRFSADELRRRRDVQQVELRKVKRDEALAKRRNFNAPIGNDSDDENDDDDDQDSSFYRQLREELPTMLDQIQSNDLQQQLAVTVKFRQVLSREHKPPIDLVISTGVVPILVQFMSENQPEMLQLEAAWALTNIASGTSEQTRVVVDAGAVPLFIQLLYSNSVEVKEQAIWALGNVAGDSTNYRDYVLQCGAMQPILYLFELNKTSLIRTATWTLSNLCRGKKPQPDWSIVSQALPTLSKLIYSMDTETLVDACWAISYLSDGPVQSIQAVVDARIPKRLVELLSHQSTLVQTPALRAVGNIVTGNDLQTQIVINCGALSALRNLLSSPKESIRKEACWTISNITAGNTDQIQAVIDANLIPPLIKLLETAEYKTKKEACWAISNASSGGLNKPEIIRYLVSQGCIKPLCDLLEIADNRIIEVTLDALENILKMGEIDKEIRGIAVNENADFIEKAGGMEKIFNLQSNANEKIYEKAFKIIEKYFSDEDDVIDESMAPQTAGNTFGFGSNVNQQFNFN